Proteins encoded together in one Tripterygium wilfordii isolate XIE 37 chromosome 14, ASM1340144v1, whole genome shotgun sequence window:
- the LOC120014955 gene encoding uncharacterized protein LOC120014955, which translates to MSHKHRHHDPPPPPPPQQLEPSPPPMRAASSLYKQHSWSPDIYREEAWLKRKGNSKNRRSRSVTDEDLDELKACIELGFGFESPEVDQRLSDTLPALGLFYAVNKQYTDTLSKSPISSNPSDCDTPSPIGSPLTIFGPGDNPQTMKTRLRHWAQVVACSVKQFQA; encoded by the exons ATGTCCCACAAACACCGCCACCACGATCCgcccccaccaccaccaccacaacagtTGGAACCGTCACCACCGCCTATGCGGGCAGCGTCGTCGCTTTATAAGCAGCACTCCTGGTCTCCGGACATTTACCGCGAAGAGGCGTGGCTCAAGCGGAAAGGAAACAGCAAGAATCGACGAAGCAGGAGCGTCACCGATGAGGACCTCGATGAGCTGAAGGCTTGTATCGAGTTAGGTTTCGGATTTGAGTCGCCCGAGGTAGATCAACGATTGTCCGATACTTTACCCGCTCTAGGTCTCTTCTACGCTGTTAACAAACAGTACACAGATACTCTTTCGAAATCGCCGATTTCTTCAAATCCATCCGACTGCGATACTCCGTCTCCCATCGGAAGCCCCCTCACCATTTTCGGTCCAG GTGATAATCCGCAGACGATGAAGACGAGGTTGAGGCATTGGGCACAGGTGGTTGCTTGCTCGGTGAAGCAATTTCAGGCTTGA
- the LOC120014893 gene encoding glutamate receptor 3.2-like isoform X1 has translation MVHDLSVEISCIAAIIGTFKWQKVIAIYEDRNSYTSDLGIITLLSTSLENMDVDLEHYSAFPTMSTLLDPKVIVQEELKLLRGVLGFKTYFQDTTASFREFEFKFRRRFQAEYPTEEKNHHPSVFARRAYDAIWATAMAVEKSKSDTQTLFQKILSSTFELSHLTPFQIVNVSGKSYRELGIWSPGFGFSKNLEKHDNTSNEAVLGPVFRAHRYRLWAHRRTSVPSGLMESSLPEVIARPLKVGVMATSTFTQFVEVSQDHNQNTKYITGISIEVFEAAVRYLGNPFIYKLIPFYGTWDELVNEVTLQTFDAVIGDVMITADKFQLIEFSQPYIESKLVMVVLKESEKPHDPFMFVKPFTNGMWLLMAAMTLFTGFIVWVIEHRKNYEFGGSSLRQLVTTLWFSFLMVVFAHREPLSSNLARIVLIPWLLLLLIVTSALTANLSSMLTNSQPKPSVIDVGMLKNTKAIVGCDEKSFTIRYLLDVLGLKREYIKTIASIDDYAEALYNGHIRVAFFLKPHARVFLAKYCKDFTTTGPTYKLPGFGFVFPKGSPLTLDISRAIVYLKETGRMQQLEDEKLSISDCLRLSSDDTGIPSLGPEPFAGLFYISGSVSAIALFIKLIQLLRENQVIFH, from the exons ATGGTTCATGATCTCTCTGTGGAGATTAGCTGCATTGCTGCTATAATTGGCACCTTCAAGTGGCAAAAGGTGATCGCTATTTATGAGGATAGAAACTCCTACACGAGCGATTTAGGCATCATCACTCTCCTCTCTACTTCACTCGAAAATATGGACGTAGACCTAGAACACTACTCAGCCTTCCCCACAATGTCAACTTTGCTTGATCCGAAGGTCATTGTGCAAGAAGAGTTAAAGTTACTTAGGG GTGTACTTGGTTTTAAGACCTACTTCCAAGATACTACTGCATCTTTCAGAGAATTTGAATTCAAGTTCCGAAGAAGATTCCAAGCTGAGTATCCTACAGAAGAAAAGAACCATCATCCCAGTGTTTTTGCACGTCGTGCATATGATGCAATTTGGGCGACTGCTATGGCTGTGGAGAAGTCAAAAAGTGATACGCAAACCCTCTTCCAGAAAATACTATCTAGTACTTTTGAGTTGTCTCATTTAACTCCATTTCAGATAGTTAATGTATCCGGAAAGAGCTATAGGGAGCTTGGAATTTGGTCACCAGGATTTGGCTTCTCAAAGAACCTTGAGAAACATGACAATACGTCTAATGAGGCAGTGCTTGGCCCTGTGTTCCGGGCACATAGGTACAGACTCTGGGCACATCGTAGAACTTCTGTTCCAAGTGGATTGATGGAAAGCTCTCTTCCAGAGGTTATAGCTAGACCATTGAAAGTTGGGGTGATGGCAACATCCACGTTCACACAGTTCGTGGAAGTAAGTCAAGATCATAATCAAAACACGAAATACATAACCGGAATATCGATTGAGGTCTTCGAGGCAGCTGTAAGGTATCTGGGCAACCCATTTATTTACAAACTGATTCCCTTTTATGGTACATGGGATGAGTTGGTGAATGAGGTCACTCTTCAG ACTTTTGATGCAGTAATCGGAGATGTCATGATAACAGCGGATAAATTCCAGCTTATAGAATTTTCTCAGCCATATATTGAATCAAAACTTGTGATGGTTGTGTTGAAGGAATCAGAGAAACCACATGACCCTTTCATGTTCGTGAAGCCATTCACCAATGGGATGTGGCTCCTTATGGCAGCTATGACTTTGTTCACTGGATTCATTGTTTGGGTTATTGAACACCGCAAGAACTATGAGTTTGGTGGCTCTTCCTTAAGGCAGTTGGTAACAACTTTATGGTTCTCTTTCTTAATGGTTGTCTTCGCACATA GGGAACCACTTAGTAGCAACTTGGCTCGTATTGTGCTGATACCGTGGCTACTCCTGCTCCTAATTGTTACTTCAGCTTTGACAGCCAACCTATCATCAATGTTAACGAATTCACAACCCAAACCATCTGTAATTGATGTCGGTATGCTTAAGAACACAAAGGcaattgttggttgtgatgaaaaatccttcaccatcaGGTATCTGTTGGATGTTTTGGGTCTCAAGAGAGAGTACATAAAAACCATTGCTTCCATTGATGACTATGCAGAAGCTTTATATAATGGACATATCAGGGTGGCATTCTTTCTGAAACCTCATGCCAGAGTTTTCTTGGCAAAATATTGCAAGGACTTCACCACCACAGGACCAACATATAAACTCCCGGGTTTTGGTTTT GTATTTCCAAAGGGGTCTCCACTGACTTTGGACATTTCTAGGGCAATTGTATATTTAAAGGAGACTGGGAGAATGCAACAATTAGAAGATGAAAAGCTCTCCATTTCAGATTGTTTACGTTTATCATCTGATGACACTGGAATCCCGAGTTTAGGACCGGAACCCTTTGCTGGTCTGTTCTATATTTCAGGCAGTGTTTCTGCAATTGCATTGTTCATCAAGCTCATTCAGCTCTTGAGGGAGAATCAGGTTATCTTCCACTGA
- the LOC120014893 gene encoding glutamate receptor 2.9-like isoform X2, whose translation MVHDLSVEISCIAAIIGTFKWQKVIAIYEDRNSYTSDLGIITLLSTSLENMDVDLEHYSAFPTMSTLLDPKVIVQEELKLLRGVLGFKTYFQDTTASFREFEFKFRRRFQAEYPTEEKNHHPSVFARRAYDAIWATAMAVEKSKSDTQTLFQKILSSTFELSHLTPFQIVNVSGKSYRELGIWSPGFGFSKNLEKHDNTSNEAVLGPVFRAHRYRLWAHRRTSVPSGLMESSLPEVIARPLKVGVMATSTFTQFVEVSQDHNQNTKYITGISIEVFEAAVRYLGNPFIYKLIPFYGTWDELVNEVTLQTFDAVIGDVMITADKFQLIEFSQPYIESKLVMVVLKESEKPHDPFMFVKPFTNGMWLLMAAMTLFTGFIVWVIEHRKNYEFGGSSLRQLVTTLWFSFLMVVFAHREPLSSNLARIVLIPWLLLLLIVTSALTANLSSMLTNSQPKPSVIDVGMLKNTKAIVGCDEKSFTIRSFI comes from the exons ATGGTTCATGATCTCTCTGTGGAGATTAGCTGCATTGCTGCTATAATTGGCACCTTCAAGTGGCAAAAGGTGATCGCTATTTATGAGGATAGAAACTCCTACACGAGCGATTTAGGCATCATCACTCTCCTCTCTACTTCACTCGAAAATATGGACGTAGACCTAGAACACTACTCAGCCTTCCCCACAATGTCAACTTTGCTTGATCCGAAGGTCATTGTGCAAGAAGAGTTAAAGTTACTTAGGG GTGTACTTGGTTTTAAGACCTACTTCCAAGATACTACTGCATCTTTCAGAGAATTTGAATTCAAGTTCCGAAGAAGATTCCAAGCTGAGTATCCTACAGAAGAAAAGAACCATCATCCCAGTGTTTTTGCACGTCGTGCATATGATGCAATTTGGGCGACTGCTATGGCTGTGGAGAAGTCAAAAAGTGATACGCAAACCCTCTTCCAGAAAATACTATCTAGTACTTTTGAGTTGTCTCATTTAACTCCATTTCAGATAGTTAATGTATCCGGAAAGAGCTATAGGGAGCTTGGAATTTGGTCACCAGGATTTGGCTTCTCAAAGAACCTTGAGAAACATGACAATACGTCTAATGAGGCAGTGCTTGGCCCTGTGTTCCGGGCACATAGGTACAGACTCTGGGCACATCGTAGAACTTCTGTTCCAAGTGGATTGATGGAAAGCTCTCTTCCAGAGGTTATAGCTAGACCATTGAAAGTTGGGGTGATGGCAACATCCACGTTCACACAGTTCGTGGAAGTAAGTCAAGATCATAATCAAAACACGAAATACATAACCGGAATATCGATTGAGGTCTTCGAGGCAGCTGTAAGGTATCTGGGCAACCCATTTATTTACAAACTGATTCCCTTTTATGGTACATGGGATGAGTTGGTGAATGAGGTCACTCTTCAG ACTTTTGATGCAGTAATCGGAGATGTCATGATAACAGCGGATAAATTCCAGCTTATAGAATTTTCTCAGCCATATATTGAATCAAAACTTGTGATGGTTGTGTTGAAGGAATCAGAGAAACCACATGACCCTTTCATGTTCGTGAAGCCATTCACCAATGGGATGTGGCTCCTTATGGCAGCTATGACTTTGTTCACTGGATTCATTGTTTGGGTTATTGAACACCGCAAGAACTATGAGTTTGGTGGCTCTTCCTTAAGGCAGTTGGTAACAACTTTATGGTTCTCTTTCTTAATGGTTGTCTTCGCACATA GGGAACCACTTAGTAGCAACTTGGCTCGTATTGTGCTGATACCGTGGCTACTCCTGCTCCTAATTGTTACTTCAGCTTTGACAGCCAACCTATCATCAATGTTAACGAATTCACAACCCAAACCATCTGTAATTGATGTCGGTATGCTTAAGAACACAAAGGcaattgttggttgtgatgaaaaatccttcaccatcaG AAGCTTTATATAA